Genomic segment of Paenalkalicoccus suaedae:
GGACTGATTTCTTTGACAGTAGACATCCTAGAAGAAGACATATACCTCTTTCATCAGGGAACTCATTTTCACTCCTATCAATTTCTCGGCTGCCACTTTGTGCAGGATCAAACAAAAAGAGGCTACCGATTTGCCGTTTGGGCTCCACATGCAACACACGTCGAAGTTGCTGGCGACTTTAATAATTGGAACGGCTCCTCCCACTCTCTTGAAAAAGTAAATGCTGCAGGATTATGGACCGGGTTCTTCACTGATATCCCGGCGCAAACTCCTTACAAGTATCACCTCTATCATGAAAGCGGATGGAATGGTCTTAAAGCGGACCCATACGCCTTTCAATCAGAGCTTCGTCCGAAGACAGCGTCATTAACCCCACATTCTTCTGTATATGAGTGGGGAGATAATGAATGGCAGTCAAACAGGCAACATTACACTCCCTATGAATCTCCTATTTCCATCTACGAGCTCCATTTTGGGACCTGGAAGCAAAAAGAGGATGGCTCCTACTATACGTATGCGGAAATGGCAGATGTGCTTCTTCCATACATACAAAATTTAGGTTATACCCATATCGAACTTATGCCATTGTCTGAGCACCCCTTTGATTTATCATGGGGATATCAAATTACTGGTTACTATTCTGTCACAAGTAGATATGGAACACCAGATGAGTTTCGCTATTTCGTCGATAAGTGTCATCAAGCAAATATTGGCGTCATTATGGATTGGGTGCCAGGGCATTTTTGCAAGGATGAACACGGTCTTAGACAATTTGATGGAGAGCCGCTCTTCGAGTACAAGGATCCATTAAAAGCGGATAAACCGTCATGGGGCACATTGACGTTTGATTTTGGTAGACCAGAGGTACAAAGCTTTCTTATTTCAAATGCCCTCTTCTGGCTAAAAGAATTTCACATTGATGGGATTCGCGTGGATGCCGTTGCGAGCATGATCTATTTAAATTTTGATCGCCTAGATGATGATCCTGAAATAAAAAATACGTATGGTGAAGAAGAAAACTTAGAAGCAATTGCCTTTTTAAAAAAGTTAAATGAAGCGGTATTTGCATTTGACGAACATATTTTAATGATGGCAGAAGATAGCTCCGACGTTCCACTCATTACTTCTCCCACCTATGTAGGCGGGCTAGGTTTTAACTTTAAATGGAATATGGGTTGGATGAATGACATGCTCAAATACATGGAAATGGATCCAATTCACCGTAAATGGAATCACCACCTCTTAACATTTTCCTACATGTATACGTACAGTGAGAATTTTGTTTTGCCACTATCGCACGACGAGGTTGTCCACGGCAAGAAGTCGTTAGTGAATAAGATGCCTGGAGACCAATGGCAACAATTTGCTCAGCTTCGTCTCTTGTATGGATACATGATGGCACACCCAGGAAAGAAACTTCTCTTTATGGGTGGTGAATTCGCGCAGTATATAGAGTGGAAGGATCAGGAAGATTTAGACTGGCACCTTCTTAAATATCCGTTGCACGATGCCATGAAGACTTATGTAAAAGAGCTAAATCATTTTTATAAAGATTCGCCCGCGCTTTATGTTTATGATCATGATCCTAAAGGCTTTGAATGGATAGATCCAGATAATAAAGATCAAAGTATTGTGGCCTTCATGAGGAAGGGCGAAACCGATCAAGATACACTCATTATTCTTTGTAATTTCACACCAAACGTGTACTACGATTATAAAGTCGGAGTTCCTAGTCCAGGAACGTATCAGGAGATTTTTAACTCTGATACAGATAGGTTCGGAGGGTCTCATCAACTTAATTCAGATGAACACTTTAGTTTCCCCCAGAAATGGCATGGGCTTGATCAGCATATCAAAATAAAAGTTCCACCTTTTGCACTAACTGTTCTACAAAAGCGACCAGAAGAAATGACTAACAACGAGGAGGAATTAGCATGAAGAAGGAAATCGTAGGTATGCTCTTAGCTGGAGGAGAAGGAAAGCGTTTAGGACTACTAACAAAAAGCTTAGCAAAGCCAGCCGTGCCATTTGGAGGGAAGTACCGCATTATTGACTTTACCCTATCAAACTGTTCGAATTCAGGAATCCATACTGTCGGGGTGTTGACGCAGTATTCTCCACTTATCTTAAACAAGCATATTGGGATCGGTAAACCTTGGGATTTAGACCGTCAGCAGGACGGAGTCGCAATCCTCTCCCCTTATACGGCAAAAGAAGGTGGGTCTTGGTATACAGGAACTGCCGATGCTATTTACCAAAACATCCATTACATTGATCAGTATGATCCAGAATATATTCTTGTAATCTCAGGCGACCATATTTATCAAATGGATTATGATGACCTATTAGATCATCACAAAGAAAATGACTCAGATGCAACGATCTCGGTTATTGAAGTGCCATGGGAAGAAGCATCTCGTTTCGGGATTTTAAATACAAACGACGATCTTGAGATTTACGAATTTGACGAGAAGCCCGCTAACCCTAAAAGTAATTTAGCATCCATGGGCATTTATATTTTTAACTGGAAGGCCCTTCGCTCTTACTTAGTAAACGATGCAACGATCGAAAACAGCGATCACGACTTCGGAAAAGACATTATTCCTGCGATGCTAAATGATGGGAAGAGAATGTACGCGTATCGCTTCCAAGGCTATTGGAAGGATGTAGGAACAATCCAAAGCTATTGGGAAGCAAACATGGACCTTTTAGAAGAAGATCTATCTGTTTCGTTAAATAATAAAGAATGGCGCACCTATTCACAGGATACGAACTACCCTCCTCAATTTATTGATGAGCAAGCAATCGTGGAAAACTCCTTAATTAACTCAGGCTCATGGATTAGTGGCCACATTAAAAATTCTATTCTCTTTGAAGGAATCGAAGTTGGCTCCAAGTCATTTGTAACGGAATCGATCTTGCATCCTGAAGTGAAAGTTGGACAAAACTGTACGATTAAGCGAGCGATTATTATGGAGCACGTAGTTATTCCTGACGGGACAGTCATCGATGGCGAAAAAGAGGAAGAACCAATCGTTATTGATGCAAACTATGTCTCACAGCTGATAAACAACTAGAGGAGGAATCAATCATGGCAAAATTAATGGGCTTAATTAACTTGGAGCATGAACATGACTTTTTAAACGAACTAACATATTTCCGATGCGGAGCAGCAACGCCTTTTGGCGGACGTTACCGATTGATTGATTTCACCCTATCTAACATGACAAAAACCTCCATAGAAGAGGTAGCTATTTTCACCTCAAATAAATATCGTTCTTTGATGGACCATCTTGGTACAGGAGCAGACTGGGATTTAGCACGCAGACACGGTGGTCTCTTCATCCTCCCTCCAGACTGGAATGATCCAACTGATATTTCTCGCGGAGACTTAAAGCATTTCCATAATAACCGTGATTATTTCCACCGCTCAAAAGCAGAGCACGTCTTAATTTCTGGTAGTCAATTTATTGCAAACACAGATTACGATGCGGCTTTTGCGTATCACCTTGAAAGAGATGCCGATGTTACGTGTATATCCGTTGGCGTAAACGAGTGCTTACCTGAGCACGCCTCTCAGCTACGCATTGAGGCTAGTTCGGATGGCTGGATTCAAAAGCTTACGAATGATCTTCAAAACCAGCATGTGTTTACTGGCGTATACATTATTAAAAAAGAGGTATTAATGAAGCTCATTGACGAATGTATCGCCTATCATAAGGATCATTTCTTCTTAAATGGTGTGAATAGTAATTTAGATTCTTTAAAGGTGCAATACTTCAAGTACGAAGGATACTCTATTTTTGTTAACTCTGTAGAAAGCTTCTTTAGACATAATATGAATCTACTTAAGCCTACTACCTATAAGGGTCTCTTTTTCCAAAACTCCTTTGTTCATACAAAAATCAGCAACGAGCCCCCAGTGAAATACCGCGAGAGCGCTGAAGTCACAGGCTCTTTACTCGCAAACGGATGCGTTGTAGAAGGGAATGTAGAAAATAGCTTGCTATTTAGAGGCGTTAAGGTTAAAAATGGAGCTACCATAAAAAATTCTATCATCATGCAACGATGTACGATCGAAGAGGGCGTTCATTTAGAAAATGTCATCCTTGATAAGGATGTCGTTGTCACAAGTGGACAAACGTTAATGGGATCAAAGGAAATGCCTTACGTAGTTGCGAAGAGAAAGACAATCTAATGATCATCACCCAAAGAATGTCCCACCACTGACGGTTTGGGACATTCTGATGTTGAGAGACTTTTTACTGATAAAGGAGATAAGATACGATGAAAAATGTGTTATTTGCGGCTTCTGAATGCACCCCCTTTATTAAGACAGGTGGACTAGCTGATGTCATTGGGTCACTTCCTCAAGCACTTAAGGCAGGCAATCACGCTCACGTTCAGGTGATTTTGCCGCTTTACGAGGCTATTCCAGAGGAGTATAAAAAAGAGCTTTCTCATGTAGCCACTTTCCAAGTTCCTGTCGGTTGGAGAAACCAGCAGGCTCACTTGCTCAAGCTTGAGCACGATGCAATTACGTATTATTTCATTGCGAACGACTACTATTTTGCCCGTGGTGGTACATACGGCTACCATGATGATGGCGAACGCTTTATTTTCTTTAGTAGAGCTATTATAGAAGCCTTTCCTTATTTAGAAGTGGCTGTAGACATCCTCCACTGTCACGATTGGCAAACAGGTCTTGCGGTTGCATTTGCAAAAACAATTCCGCCAACACCTAATTTACAGACAGTCTTTACGATTCATAATATTCAATATCAAGGGTATATGCCTCACACCGCATTTGGTGATTTGATTAGTATTCCTATTGAGCATTTCCCGGGCTTTGAATGGCAAGGGATGATCAATTGCATGAAGGCAGGTTTATTTCATGCGGATAAAATCACGACAGTAAGTCCAAGCTATGCCGAAGAAATTAAGCAACCTTACTATAGCGAAGGCCTTCACCCTATTTTACATGAACGTGATGCGGATATTGTTGGTGTCATCAACGGAATTGACACAAATGAGTATAATCCGATGAAGGACCCTCATATTGAAGTTCCGTTTAAGACTTCTCGCAAGAAAAAACAGGAGAATAAAACACTTTTACAAGAAGAACTAGGTCTTGATGTTGACGCGGACAAACCACTATTCGTTGCTATATCTCGTCTAGTTGAGCAAAAGGGATTCCATTTACTTGAGCATATTATGGAGGACTTTTTGCAAGAGGATGTCCAAGTGATCATTTTAGGTACAGGCGACCAAGCTTTTGAGCACTCCTTTTCCTATTTCGCCGGAAAATACCCACGTAAAATGGCAACGATCCTGCGATTTAGTGAAGCAATGGCAAGAAAGCTTTATGCGAGTGCCGATTTCTTCCTCATGCCATCTAAGTTTGAACCGTGTGGCTTATCACAGCTCATCTCTCTTCAATATAAGACTGTCCCTATCGTCAGAGAGACTGGTGGCCTAAAAGATACTGTTACTCCATTCAATCAGGATACGGGAGAAGGTAACGGATTTAGCTTTGCAAACTATAATGCTCATGAGCTCCTTCATACGATGCACTATGCCCTATCGATTTATCATGATAGTAAACAATGGAAGCAACTTTTAAAGAACGTTAATAAGAGTCAGTTTAGCTGGAAAGATTCCGCTAGCTCCTATGCTGATATTTACCGGTCACTCATCTAAAGGGAGGAAACAAGATGTCTACTCATACAAAAGAAAGCTTCCAAAAGCTAGTTGAAGAAAAGCTCCAGCGAAATCGTCGTAAAACTATGGATAACGCAAGCGACCAAGATCTTTATTATGCCATTGCAGCCGTTGTTACTGACGAGATTACGCCAAACTGGCTTGCTACTGATCAAGCACTAAAGGACAACCAAACAAGACAGGTTTATTATCTCTCGATGGAGTTTCTTATTGGACGATTAATTGAGAGTAACCTACAAAACTGTGGCATGCTAACTATATGTAATGAACTCTTAGAGGACTTAGGACGCTCGCCTGATGATGTCTATAAACACGAGCATGATGCAGGCCTTGGTAACGGTGGTTTAGGTAGACTTGCTGCATGCTTCTTAGACTCTATGGCATCGTTAAAATACCCTGGTCATGGCAGTGGAATTAGATATAGATATGGACTATTTGAACAACGCATTATTCACGGGAACCAAGTAGAGCTCCCTGACTATTGGCTAAAAGAAGAGTATCCGTGGGAAATACGTAAAAGTGATGATGCCCTTAACGTTCAGTTTGGTGGGCACGTTCATATGCATAAAAAGCAGGATGATACGCTCGAATTCTCTTATGAAGGTGCGGATGTCGTTGTAGCAGTTCCTTATGATGTACCCGTTGTCGGCTATCAAAATAACACGGTAAACTCCTTAAGACTTTGGAGTGCAGAGCTTCCTCCCCAGCATGAAAGCTATGAGCCAAATGCTGAAAATAAATACTATCATCACCTTGACCATATGCGCTCTGTTGAACAAATTTCCGGCTTTTTATATCCAGACGATTCTAATTATGAGGGGAAAGAGCTACGATTAAAGCAACAGTACTTCCTAGTCTCTGCAACAATCCAAAATATTGTTCGTAAATACAAACGATATATGGAGACGCCTCTCTCCGATTTTCATAAAAAAGTAGCGATCCAAATCAATGATACGCACCCAAGCTTAGCAGTACCTGAGCTCATGAGAATATTAATGGATCAAGAAGGATTCAGCTGGGATGAAGCATGGGAGATCACGCGCAACACAATCGCGTACACGAATCATACGACGCTGAGTGAAGCGTTAGAAAAATGGCCGACGGATATGATTAAATCTCTTCTTCCACGCATTTATATGATTATCGATGAGATTAACGAGCGCTTCTGTAAAGGTATTTGGTTTGATCACCCAGAGTTGCGCGAAACGATTCCGGAGCTTGCTGTCATTGCGGAAGATCAAGTGCATATGGCGAGACTCGCGATTGTTGGTAGCTTTAGTGTCAATGGAGTAGCGAAGCTTCATACAGAGATATTAAAGAAGCAGGAGATGAAGAATTTTTATTCACTCTATCCTTCTAAGTTTAACAATAAAACGAACGGCATCACGCATAGACGCTGGCTCCTTCAGGTGAATCCTCGTCTATCGTCTGTTATTACAGA
This window contains:
- the glgB gene encoding 1,4-alpha-glucan branching protein GlgB yields the protein MTVDILEEDIYLFHQGTHFHSYQFLGCHFVQDQTKRGYRFAVWAPHATHVEVAGDFNNWNGSSHSLEKVNAAGLWTGFFTDIPAQTPYKYHLYHESGWNGLKADPYAFQSELRPKTASLTPHSSVYEWGDNEWQSNRQHYTPYESPISIYELHFGTWKQKEDGSYYTYAEMADVLLPYIQNLGYTHIELMPLSEHPFDLSWGYQITGYYSVTSRYGTPDEFRYFVDKCHQANIGVIMDWVPGHFCKDEHGLRQFDGEPLFEYKDPLKADKPSWGTLTFDFGRPEVQSFLISNALFWLKEFHIDGIRVDAVASMIYLNFDRLDDDPEIKNTYGEEENLEAIAFLKKLNEAVFAFDEHILMMAEDSSDVPLITSPTYVGGLGFNFKWNMGWMNDMLKYMEMDPIHRKWNHHLLTFSYMYTYSENFVLPLSHDEVVHGKKSLVNKMPGDQWQQFAQLRLLYGYMMAHPGKKLLFMGGEFAQYIEWKDQEDLDWHLLKYPLHDAMKTYVKELNHFYKDSPALYVYDHDPKGFEWIDPDNKDQSIVAFMRKGETDQDTLIILCNFTPNVYYDYKVGVPSPGTYQEIFNSDTDRFGGSHQLNSDEHFSFPQKWHGLDQHIKIKVPPFALTVLQKRPEEMTNNEEELA
- a CDS encoding glucose-1-phosphate adenylyltransferase yields the protein MKKEIVGMLLAGGEGKRLGLLTKSLAKPAVPFGGKYRIIDFTLSNCSNSGIHTVGVLTQYSPLILNKHIGIGKPWDLDRQQDGVAILSPYTAKEGGSWYTGTADAIYQNIHYIDQYDPEYILVISGDHIYQMDYDDLLDHHKENDSDATISVIEVPWEEASRFGILNTNDDLEIYEFDEKPANPKSNLASMGIYIFNWKALRSYLVNDATIENSDHDFGKDIIPAMLNDGKRMYAYRFQGYWKDVGTIQSYWEANMDLLEEDLSVSLNNKEWRTYSQDTNYPPQFIDEQAIVENSLINSGSWISGHIKNSILFEGIEVGSKSFVTESILHPEVKVGQNCTIKRAIIMEHVVIPDGTVIDGEKEEEPIVIDANYVSQLINN
- the glgD gene encoding glucose-1-phosphate adenylyltransferase subunit GlgD, giving the protein MAKLMGLINLEHEHDFLNELTYFRCGAATPFGGRYRLIDFTLSNMTKTSIEEVAIFTSNKYRSLMDHLGTGADWDLARRHGGLFILPPDWNDPTDISRGDLKHFHNNRDYFHRSKAEHVLISGSQFIANTDYDAAFAYHLERDADVTCISVGVNECLPEHASQLRIEASSDGWIQKLTNDLQNQHVFTGVYIIKKEVLMKLIDECIAYHKDHFFLNGVNSNLDSLKVQYFKYEGYSIFVNSVESFFRHNMNLLKPTTYKGLFFQNSFVHTKISNEPPVKYRESAEVTGSLLANGCVVEGNVENSLLFRGVKVKNGATIKNSIIMQRCTIEEGVHLENVILDKDVVVTSGQTLMGSKEMPYVVAKRKTI
- the glgA gene encoding glycogen synthase GlgA — protein: MKNVLFAASECTPFIKTGGLADVIGSLPQALKAGNHAHVQVILPLYEAIPEEYKKELSHVATFQVPVGWRNQQAHLLKLEHDAITYYFIANDYYFARGGTYGYHDDGERFIFFSRAIIEAFPYLEVAVDILHCHDWQTGLAVAFAKTIPPTPNLQTVFTIHNIQYQGYMPHTAFGDLISIPIEHFPGFEWQGMINCMKAGLFHADKITTVSPSYAEEIKQPYYSEGLHPILHERDADIVGVINGIDTNEYNPMKDPHIEVPFKTSRKKKQENKTLLQEELGLDVDADKPLFVAISRLVEQKGFHLLEHIMEDFLQEDVQVIILGTGDQAFEHSFSYFAGKYPRKMATILRFSEAMARKLYASADFFLMPSKFEPCGLSQLISLQYKTVPIVRETGGLKDTVTPFNQDTGEGNGFSFANYNAHELLHTMHYALSIYHDSKQWKQLLKNVNKSQFSWKDSASSYADIYRSLI
- a CDS encoding glycogen/starch/alpha-glucan phosphorylase, with the translated sequence MSTHTKESFQKLVEEKLQRNRRKTMDNASDQDLYYAIAAVVTDEITPNWLATDQALKDNQTRQVYYLSMEFLIGRLIESNLQNCGMLTICNELLEDLGRSPDDVYKHEHDAGLGNGGLGRLAACFLDSMASLKYPGHGSGIRYRYGLFEQRIIHGNQVELPDYWLKEEYPWEIRKSDDALNVQFGGHVHMHKKQDDTLEFSYEGADVVVAVPYDVPVVGYQNNTVNSLRLWSAELPPQHESYEPNAENKYYHHLDHMRSVEQISGFLYPDDSNYEGKELRLKQQYFLVSATIQNIVRKYKRYMETPLSDFHKKVAIQINDTHPSLAVPELMRILMDQEGFSWDEAWEITRNTIAYTNHTTLSEALEKWPTDMIKSLLPRIYMIIDEINERFCKGIWFDHPELRETIPELAVIAEDQVHMARLAIVGSFSVNGVAKLHTEILKKQEMKNFYSLYPSKFNNKTNGITHRRWLLQVNPRLSSVITDAIGPQWISQPNKLIGLMRYSNDLPFLDKIEEVKRANKQDLAKVIKDRTGVIVNEDSIFDVQIKRLHEYKRQLLNIFHVIYLYNEIKENPSLDIVPRTFIFAAKAAPGYYMAKEVIKLIHHVASVVNYDKDIGDKIKVIFLENYNVSLAEKIIPAAEISEQISTASKEASGTGNMKMMMNGALTVGTLDGANIEIKDLVGNDNIFIFGLTSDEVLDYYKYGGYNANDLYRTDDRIRLVLDQLKHGRFGSQEIEFKDIYYHILTNNDPYFVLKDFDPYIESHELIERSYRYQRQWSRMSVTNIAYSGKFSSDRTIHEYASEIWKIQSQQ